A single window of Fischerella sp. PCC 9605 DNA harbors:
- a CDS encoding S8 family serine peptidase: MVKNKSWIFWGLIASCLGMPVIALETSISINGIDALRLHKPPYNLTGRKIAIGQVEIGRPGKFGVDKAVSKNRSLNLAGVFLRNGPAKSNSGVDPHAYNVAGVMVSTDKAFPGISPGARLYSSAVGSTKMGQPEECLSAQHIALQNSGDIRAINFSFGEPLNRDPRPDAVLDGNALLTQCIDWSSRVHNVLYAVAGNQGKGGIPIPTDNFNGVNVAFSSRRGGIFNKVDVSNLVATTEAMSLRLAGKEINLGPRRTISLVAPGSNIPLLNPDGKLNKVTGTSFAAPHVTATVALLQEFGDRQLRTKQPNWSLASRRHEVMKAVLMNSAEKIKDAGDGLRLGVTKTLIDKQNQDWFNSDAYKNPKIPLDSQMGTGHLNAYRAYQQFSVGQWNPSQPVPTVGWDYRNVNAGSYVEYVLAKPLQQQSFVSITLAWDRLVELNDKNNNGQFDAGEDFRDRGLNNLDIYLVKNDTTTADTATVCASISEVDSVEHIFCPVPTTGNYKIRVQFAKQINQATQPYALAWWTVPAR; this comes from the coding sequence ATGGTGAAAAATAAAAGCTGGATCTTTTGGGGATTAATTGCTTCCTGCTTGGGTATGCCAGTAATTGCTTTGGAAACTTCCATAAGTATTAACGGCATAGATGCTCTTAGGCTACATAAACCACCGTATAATTTAACTGGTCGCAAGATTGCCATTGGTCAAGTGGAAATTGGGCGGCCAGGTAAGTTTGGCGTGGATAAAGCCGTCTCTAAGAATCGTTCTTTGAATTTAGCCGGTGTCTTTTTACGCAATGGCCCTGCCAAGTCAAATAGTGGTGTTGATCCTCACGCCTATAACGTTGCTGGGGTGATGGTCAGTACAGATAAAGCCTTCCCAGGGATTTCTCCAGGGGCACGGCTATACTCATCTGCTGTCGGTTCCACTAAAATGGGTCAACCAGAAGAGTGTTTGTCTGCACAGCACATTGCCTTGCAAAATAGCGGCGATATTCGTGCCATTAACTTTAGCTTTGGCGAACCGTTGAACCGCGATCCACGACCGGATGCTGTTTTGGATGGAAACGCCTTGCTAACCCAATGCATTGATTGGTCTAGTCGCGTTCACAATGTCCTGTATGCGGTTGCTGGCAACCAGGGTAAAGGAGGAATTCCTATCCCTACCGATAATTTTAATGGAGTAAACGTGGCTTTTTCCTCTCGTCGGGGAGGAATTTTTAATAAAGTAGACGTTTCTAACTTAGTGGCGACTACTGAAGCTATGTCCCTTCGCTTGGCCGGAAAGGAAATCAATCTGGGACCGCGTCGAACCATCAGTTTAGTTGCTCCTGGTAGTAACATTCCTCTGCTCAATCCAGATGGTAAATTGAATAAGGTCACGGGTACTAGTTTTGCTGCCCCTCACGTTACAGCTACAGTTGCCCTATTGCAAGAGTTTGGCGATCGACAACTGCGGACAAAACAACCGAATTGGAGTCTTGCTTCTCGCCGACATGAAGTGATGAAGGCAGTGTTAATGAACTCGGCTGAGAAGATCAAAGATGCTGGTGATGGTTTGCGCTTAGGAGTAACCAAGACACTAATTGACAAGCAAAATCAAGATTGGTTTAATTCTGACGCTTATAAAAACCCCAAAATTCCCTTAGATTCTCAAATGGGAACAGGTCATTTGAATGCGTATCGCGCTTATCAGCAATTTAGTGTCGGTCAATGGAATCCATCACAACCTGTACCGACCGTTGGTTGGGATTATCGTAATGTTAATGCTGGGTCTTATGTAGAATACGTTTTAGCAAAACCATTACAGCAGCAGAGTTTTGTTTCCATCACCTTGGCTTGGGACAGATTGGTGGAACTAAACGATAAAAATAATAATGGTCAGTTTGATGCCGGGGAAGATTTTCGCGATCGCGGTTTGAACAACCTTGATATCTATCTAGTTAAAAACGATACGACAACTGCGGATACAGCCACTGTTTGCGCCTCCATCAGTGAAGTCGATAGCGTAGAACACATTTTTTGTCCTGTCCCCACTACAGGCAATTATAAAATCCGCGTCCAGTTTGCCAAGCAGATAAACCAAGCGACTCAGCCTTATGCCTTAGCCTGGTGGACTGTACCCGCTAGGTAG